The sequence CCTCGCAAAAGTTGAAAGCGCAATTATCGTTACAATGCTTTCAATTATGGTTCTACTGGCGTTTCTTCAAGTTCTCCTTCGGAATTTCTTTTCGTTCGGGTTTTTGTGGGGAGATCCGTTGTTGCGGTACATTGTGCTTTGGGTTGGATTTCTCGGAGCAGTTCTCGCAACAAAAGAAGAAAAACATTTCGGCATCGAATTCGTTAATCGGTTGCTTTCGCCACGAATGATGCACCTCGCGCTCTTCATCGTAGATCTGTTTGCTTCTGTTATTGCATTTCTTCTTCTTCGAGCAGCGCTGCAATTTCTCGAAGTCGGCTTTGATGAAGATTCTCTCGACCTGTTC is a genomic window of Ignavibacteria bacterium containing:
- a CDS encoding TRAP transporter small permease subunit; the protein is MKLIFSIEKYLAKVESAIIVTMLSIMVLLAFLQVLLRNFFSFGFLWGDPLLRYIVLWVGFLGAVLATKEEKHFGIEFVNRLLSPRMMHLALFIVDLFASVIAFLLLRAALQFLEVGFDEDSLDLF